Proteins encoded within one genomic window of Manis pentadactyla isolate mManPen7 chromosome 4, mManPen7.hap1, whole genome shotgun sequence:
- the CCDC47 gene encoding PAT complex subunit CCDC47, protein MKAFHAFCIVLLMFGSVSEAKFDDFEDEEDIVEYDDNDFAEFEDVTEDSVTEAPQRVITTEDDEDETTVDLEGQDENQEGDFEDADNQEGDTENEPYDDEEFEGFEDKPDTSSSKNKDPITIVDVPAHLQNSWESYYLEILMVTGLLAYIMNYIIGKNKNSRLAQAWFNTHRELLESNFTLVGDDGTNKEATSTGKLNQENEHIYNLWCSGRVCCEGMLIQLRFLKRQDLLNVLARMMRPVSDQVQIKVTMNDEDMDTYVFAVGTRKALVRLQKEMQDLSEFCSDKPKSGAKYGLPDHLAILSEMGEVTEGMMDTKMVHFLTHYADKIESVHFSDQFSGPKIMQEEGQPLKLPDTKRTLLFTFNVPGSGNTYPKDMEALLPLMNMVIYSIDKAKKFRLNREGKQKADKNRARVEENFLKLTHVQRQEAAQSRREEKKRAEKERIMNEEDPEKQRRLEEAALRREQKKLEKKQMKMKQIKVKAM, encoded by the exons ATGAAAGCCTTCCATGCTTTCTGTATTGTCCTGTTGATGTTCGGGAGTGTCTCTGAAGCTAAGTTTGATGATTTCGAGGATGAAGAAGACATAGTAGAATATGATGATAatgactttgctgaatttgaGGATGTCACAGAAGATTCTGTTACTGAAGCTCCTCAACGAGTGATAACCACTGAAGATGATGAAGATGAGACCACCGTGGACTTGGAAGGGCAAGATGAAAACCAAGAGGGAGATTTTGAAGATGCAGATAACCAG GAGGGAGATACTGAGAACGAGCCATATGATGATGAAGAATTTGAAGGCTTTGAAGACAAACCAGATACTTCTTCTAGCAAAAATAAAGACCCGATAACAATTGTTGAT gTTCCTGCACACCTCCAGAACAGTTGGGAGAGTTATTATCTAGAAATCTTGATGGTGACAGGTCTGCTCGCCTACATCATGAATTATAtcattgggaagaataaaaacaGTCGTCTTGCTCAGGCCTGGTTTAACACTCATAGAGAGCTTTTGGAGAGCAACTTTACCCTAGTAG GGGATGATGGAACTAACAAAGAAGCCACAAGCACAGGAAAGCTGAACCAGGAGAATGAGCATATCTACAACTTGTGGTGTTCTGGTCGAGTGTGCTGTGAGGGGATGCTTATCCAGCTGAGG ttccttaAGAGACAGGACTTACTGAATGTCCTGGCCCGGATGATGAGGCCAGTGAGTGATCAAGTG caaataaaAGTAACCATGAATGATGAAGACATGGATACCTATGTGTTTGCCGTTGGCACTCGGAAAGCCTTGGTGCGACTACAGAAAGAGATGCAGGATCTG AGTGAGTTTTGTAGTGACAAACCTAAGTCTGGAGCAAAGTATGGACTGCCAGACCACCTAGCCATCTTGTCAGAGATGGGAGAAGTCACGGAGGGAATGATGGATACAAAG atggTCCACTTTCTTACACACTATGCTGACAAGATTGAATCTGTTCATTTTTCAGACCAGTTCTCTGGTCCAAAAATTATGCAAGA GGAAGGTCAGCCTTTAAAACTACCAGACACTAAGAGGACACTATTGTTTACATTTAATG TGCCTGGCTCAGGTAACACTTACCCAAAGGATATGGAGGCTTTGCTGCCCCTGATGAACATGGTGATTTATTCTATTGATAAAGCCAAAAAGTTCCGACTCAACAGAGAA GgcaaacaaaaagcagataagAACCGAGCCCGAGTGGAGGAGAACTTCTTAAAGCTAACGCACGTGCAAAGACAGGAAGCTGCGCAGTCCCGGCGTGAGGAGAAGAAGAGGGCAGAGAAGGAGCGCATCATGAATGAGGAAGATCCTGAGAAACAGCGCAGGCTGGAG